A single Salmo trutta chromosome 14, fSalTru1.1, whole genome shotgun sequence DNA region contains:
- the LOC115208740 gene encoding ATPase family AAA domain-containing protein 5 has translation MWLSPHLAMEKKAGCSKSNDITKYFSITPQPLGRKSLISEQVKEKPKMAPCHIGGSYNEVPLSVPRSTSRLHRFKQNRYPKASTSLIKDSSCSDPPNNVIVISESSCSSADTAFRGRAVMGSVDLGQDTGRCHGVGLGSGQNEIACTLTIQAAVQSASGTTRVSDEKVATSFTRKQDTNKANSPQHSQRLILNWWSRSTLKCNQTERKGSITSGWRDKLSGSARKRSLEEVKMSNPLFPVRRVFTMLLKKYKHNILESESPETGLGATSPSSVGKRKHQNEEEDPETVCKRQRSSPGLEETSLTGYSPSLEHQVRGSLIPSSRGQPRRSRLSRTQRLRQQQRECRGLGKGHELTPNPPNQAESPQKVSPAQPQQCLRRVHNIEDLLWTEKYRPQHSSEVIGNLVSVKKLHSWLKKWKRRADCEERRKGRERKLEENANSNDSWDCGDFQGEARVEEDGEEDLCSTMLITGPPGVGKTASVYACAQELGFKVFEVNASSQRSGRHVLTQLKEATQSHLVEIQGSTTFKPSHLSSYNTTSTKSDTVAGKVASPRKVFSSYRKGPQPPRSSPHKRGGCAASMMLANFFKKKSKPEITNLDGPSLSTKQDEHIPNIFVSLKTVKKADIINPPLVSQLSPDIEEPPTGSRSKRMSTSLILFEEVDVIFDDDVGFLTAIKTFMTTTKRPVILTTSDPSFKAKFDGDFEAILFKTPSVVNVCSYLQLLCLAENVRMDAGDITSLVSLNQIDIRRTLLQLQLWICSGGHASQRATPLKDPAGGVHGTLDVAAVEDIAVGENSSPRHPPCDVGCTQSMLGLLNSGPSHDLQTTLKCQSWAKPDIIKLMEILTESWRRGVALLYSNLELLLPLPVRTQPSPLLTPKKVTHPRLQSEPTPPNIHHPQIPLILDQTSPVKVSSGSRLRRKKCVPTSDSRSAQSMLVKPYRASLSLRAHPSVSNITETFNDKLQTEKKADGLVYHCLDAITDFMDLMSFIDTSLPSESPHKAGPCRPGAFLWTGAEVKDGLLDEMREEDGGCWWWCERTLEIQAAVEGLGFHRCLARVSEGWAGSQRLEGEQRGRVMENLTLPVTPPRQSFNVSQTTSCDPSVVERRYDIIRTVLSSRAFCTLGNKQAVAVDYLPVLRTMCQSERAQQGQGRFLHYLGLPKATVRLLADDFP, from the exons ATGTGGTTATCGCCCCACTTGGCCATGGAGAAGAAGGCTGGGTGCTCAAAATCCAATGACATCACAAAGTACTTCAGTATAACCCCACAACCTCTTGGGAGGAAGAGCCTAATTTCTGAGCAGGTGAAAGAGAAACCTAAGATGGCGCCTTGTCATATTGGGGGGTCTTATAATGAGGTGCCTCTCTCTGTGCCACGGTCAACCAGTAGGCTGCACAGATTCAAGCAGAACAGATACCCCAAAGCAAGTACAAGCCTCATCAAGGATAGCTCCTGCTCagaccctcctaataatgttatagTGATTTCAGAGTCAAGCTGCTCCAGTGCTGACACGGCATTCAGGGGCAGGGCAGTGATGGGGTCTGTGGACCTGGGTCAAGACACTGGTCGATGCCATGGAGTTGGACTTGGATCTGGTCAGAATGAAATAGCATGTACCCTCACAATTCAAGCAGCGGTGCAGTCTGCCTCTGGGACAACCAGGGTCTCGGATGAGAAAGTGGCAACCAGTTTCACCAGGAAACAGGACACTAATAAGGCCAATAGTCCCCAACACTCACAGAGATTGATTTTGAATTGGTGGTCCAGGTCAACACTTAAATGCAACCAGACTGAGAGGAAGGGGTCAATTACTTCTGGCTGGAGAGATAAGTTGTCAGGGTCTGCCCGCAAGCGGTCTCTTGAAGAGGTCAAAATgtctaacccactgttcccagtgaGAAGAGTCTTCACTATGCTGCTGAAGAAATACAAACATAATATTCTGGAGTCGGAAAGTCCCG AGACAGGGTTAGGCGCTACATCTCCTAGCTCTGTAGGAAAGAGGAAACATCAGAATGAGGAGGAGGACCCTGAAACCGTATGCAAGCGCCAAAGGTCTAGCCCGGGGTTAGAGGAGACCAGCTTGACTGGGTATAGTCCCTCTTTAGAACACCAAGTCAGGGGGTCTCTTATCCCCTCTTCCAGGGGTCAGCCTAGAAGAAGCAGGCTGAGCCGAACACAAAGACTCAGGCAGCAACAGCGGGAATGTCGAGGTCTGGGGAAAGGTCATGAACTGACCCCTAACCCACCAAACCAAGCAGAATCTCCTCAGAAGGTCTCTCCTGCCCAACCACAGCAATGCCTTAGGAGAG TTCACAACATTGAGGATTTGCTGTGGACAGAGAAGTACCGGCCTCAGCACTCCAGTGAGGTAATAGGCAACCTTGTCTCTGTAAAGAAGCTACACAG TTGGTTAAAGAAATGGAAACGGAGAGCTGACtgtgaagagaggagaaaagggcGAGAAAGGAAACTAGAGGAAAACGCCAACAGCAATG ACTCGTGGGACTGTGGTGACTTCCAGGGAGAGGCTAGAGtggaggaggacggggaggaAGATCTGTGTAGCACCATGCTGATCACAGGACCTCCAGGGGTGGGCAAGACTGCCTCAGTATACGCCTGCGCTCAGGAGCTAGGCTTCAAG GTGTTCGAAGTGAACGCCTCCTCCCAGCGCAGTGGTCGCCACGTCCTGACTCAACTGAAGGAGGCCACCCAATCTCACCTGGTGGAGATCCAGGGAAGCACCACCTTCAAACCATCTCATCTCAGTAGCTACAACACCACCTCAACTAAATCTGACACAGTAGCTG GTAAAGTGGCCTCTCCCAGAAAGGTTTTCTCATCCTATAGGAAGGGGCCTCAGCCCCCTCGTAGCTCCCCCCATAAGAGAGGTGGCTGTGCAGCCTCCATGATGCTGGCTAATTTCTTCAAGAAGAAGAGTAAACCAGAGATCACAAACTTAGATGGCCCTTCGTTATCTACAAAACAGGATGAGCACATTCCAAACA TTTTTGTCTCTCTCAAGACCGTGAAGAAGGCAGATATTATTAACCCTCCGTTAGTCAGTCAACTGTCACCAGACATTGAAGAGCCACCAACAGGTAGCCGGAGTAAAAGGATGTCCACATCACTCATTCTATTTGAAGAG GTTGATGTCATATTCGATGATGATGTGGGATTCCTCACTGCAATCAAGACCTTCATGACGACAACCAAGAGACCTGTGATACTGACCACTAGTG ATCCCTCCTTCAAGGCAAAGTTTGACGGCGACTTTGAAGCGATCCTTTTTAAAACCCCTTCAGTA GTGAATGTTTGCAGTTATCTGCAGCTGCTGTGTCTGGCTGAGAACGTCAGGATGGATGCTGGGGACATCACCTCTCTGGTGAGCCTGAACCAGATAGACATCAGACGTACCCTACTGCAGCTGCAGCTCTGGATCTGCAGTGGAGGACACGCATCTCAGAGGGCAACCCCACTGAAGGACCCTGCAGGTGGTGTGCATGGAA CTCTGGATGTTGCTGCAGTGGAAGACATTGCAGTGGGTGAAAATAGTTCTCCCCGCCATCCTCCCTGTGACGTGGGCTGCACTCAGAGCATGCTGGGGCTCCTGAACTCTGGCCCCAGCCATGACCTGCAGACCACTCTAAAG TGCCAGTCCTGGGCTAAACCAGACATCATCAAGCTAATGGAGATCCTTActgagagctggaggagaggtgtaGCTTTGCTCTACTCGAACCTGGAGCTCCTCCTTCCCCTACCAGTCAGGACCCAGCCcagtcctctcctcaccccaaagAAAGTGACTCACCCTAGGCTTCAGAGTGAGCCAACACCCCCTAACATCCACCACCCTCAGATCCCACTGATCCTGGATCAGACCAGTCCAGTTAAGGTGTCCTCTGGCTCCAGGCTGAGGAGAAAAAAATGTGTGCCAACATCTGATTCCAGATCAGCTCAAAGCATGTTAGTAAAGCCTTACAGAGCCTCACTGTCTCTGAGGGCTCATCCAAGTGTATCAAATATTACTGAGACTTTTAATGACAAACTTCAAACTGAGAAGAAGGCAGATGGCTTGGTGTACCACTGCTTAGATGCAATAACTGACTTTATGGACCTCATGTCCTTCATTGATACCTCTCTACCAAGTGAGTCTCCACATAAGGCTGGCCCATGCAGACCAGGGGCTTTTCTCTGGACAGGGGCGGAGGTTAAGGATGGACTGCTAGATGAGATGAGAGAGGAAGATGGGGGCTGTTGGTGGTGGTGTGAGAGGACATTGGAGATCCAGGCTGCAGTAGAGGGCCTGGGCTTCCACAGGTGCCTGGCCAGGGTGTCTGAGGGGTGGGCTGGATCCCAGAGGCTGGAGGGGGAGCAGAGGGGGAGGGTGATGGAGAACCTCACCCTCCCTGTCACCCCACCCAGACAGAGTTTCAATGTCAGTCAGACCACTTCCTGTGATCCTAG CGTGGTCGAAAGGAGATATGACATCATTAGAACCGTCCTCTCAAGCAGAGCCTTCTGCACCTTGGGAAACAAGCAGGCTGTTGCCGTGGACTACCTACCTGTTCTCCGCACCATGTGCCAATCAGAGAGAGCTCAGCAGGGCCAAGGCAG GTTTCTGCATTACCTGGGCCTCCCTAAGGCTACTGTGAGACTCCTTGCAGATGATTTCCCATGA
- the tefm gene encoding transcription elongation factor, mitochondrial isoform X2, protein MWVARRFMSLIARREFRYLNCTCCWRSRIPVAGFETLNDTLSSSTTPCDDKSLDAYYTSEQRDVILQLLNNAAETELAAVKLLRGRKSVNIVEYRTRNGPFKNLESVINVPLLKHKSAVIVFNSILNPPEKKEKRKVKIQLAKFIRPEVERTWLEKANSIVSIVCGVNKIAWAHVDRGMNVLEWKHEDCHNFLKGTYMASAYLDDISCVVSHLPTADFFVVEKPSISLQNTALYPVMAHMRTVEAMLFALLEPRYTQPDITAPPKVLNMMRTAVGRHFGLMVGDSRTSGAQAMQQLMTESVTQKIPRVTFPHNLLVKYRNSFQMGGRSRGEELCDAMLQAVAFYELLSESS, encoded by the exons ATGTGGGTTGCAAGGCGATTTATGTCTTTAATCGCCCGGAGAG AATTCCGGTATCTCAACTGCACGTGCTGCTGGAGGAGTCGGATCCCAGTCGCAGGCTTTGAAACCCTTAATGACACCCTCTCTTCATCTACTACTCCTTGTGATGACAAGTCGCTGGACGCATACTACACGTCAGAGCAGCGAGATGTCATTCTGCAGCTCCTCAACAATGCGGCAGAGACGGAGCTCGCTGCTGTCAAGCTCCTTCGTGGCCGCAAGTCTGTCAACATTGTGGAATACAGGACTAGAAATGGACCTTTTAAAAATCTCGAAAGCGTCATAAATGTGCCGCTTCTGAAACACAAAAGTGCTGTCATTGTCTTCAACTCCATCCTCAACCCTCCGGAGAAGAAGGAGAAAAGAAAAGTAAAGATCCAGCTAGCCaagttcatcagaccagaggtggAAAGGACCTGGCTAGAG AAAGCAAATTCCATAGTGTCCATTGTGTGTGGAGTGAATAAAATAGCCTGGGCGCACGTGGATCGTGGCATGAACGTGTTGGAGTGGAAACATGAGGATTGCCACAACTTTCTGAAGGGAACCTACATGGCTTCTGCCTACTTGGATGAT ATTTCCTGTGTGGTATCCCACCTCCCCACGGCTGACTTCTTCGTTGTGGAAAAGCCGTCCATCTCGCTTCAGAACACTGCCCTGTACCCAGTAATGGCTCACATGCGTACAGTGGAGGCTATGCTGTTTGCTCTGCTGGAGCCCCGCTACACCCAGCCTGACATCACTGCTCCACCCAAGGTGCTCAACATGATGCGCACCGCCGTCGGCCGCCATTTTGGCCTCATGGTGGGTGACTCCCGCACCAGCGGGGCCCAGGCGATGCAACAGTTGATGACGGAGTCGGTGACTCAGAAGATTCCGAGGGTGACATTCCCTCACAACCTGTTGGTGAAATACAGGAACTCCTTCCAGATGGGTGGGCGGAGTCGGGGGGAGGAGCTGTGTGACGCCATGTTGCAGGCTGTGGCGTTTTACGAGCTGCTCAGTGAATCGAGTTAA
- the tefm gene encoding transcription elongation factor, mitochondrial isoform X1: MWVARRFMSLIARRGQYGLFYQPLGSLPKLEFRYLNCTCCWRSRIPVAGFETLNDTLSSSTTPCDDKSLDAYYTSEQRDVILQLLNNAAETELAAVKLLRGRKSVNIVEYRTRNGPFKNLESVINVPLLKHKSAVIVFNSILNPPEKKEKRKVKIQLAKFIRPEVERTWLEKANSIVSIVCGVNKIAWAHVDRGMNVLEWKHEDCHNFLKGTYMASAYLDDISCVVSHLPTADFFVVEKPSISLQNTALYPVMAHMRTVEAMLFALLEPRYTQPDITAPPKVLNMMRTAVGRHFGLMVGDSRTSGAQAMQQLMTESVTQKIPRVTFPHNLLVKYRNSFQMGGRSRGEELCDAMLQAVAFYELLSESS; this comes from the exons ATGTGGGTTGCAAGGCGATTTATGTCTTTAATCGCCCGGAGAG GGCAGTATGGCTTATTCTACCAACCCCTGGGCTCACTCCCCAAACTAGAATTCCGGTATCTCAACTGCACGTGCTGCTGGAGGAGTCGGATCCCAGTCGCAGGCTTTGAAACCCTTAATGACACCCTCTCTTCATCTACTACTCCTTGTGATGACAAGTCGCTGGACGCATACTACACGTCAGAGCAGCGAGATGTCATTCTGCAGCTCCTCAACAATGCGGCAGAGACGGAGCTCGCTGCTGTCAAGCTCCTTCGTGGCCGCAAGTCTGTCAACATTGTGGAATACAGGACTAGAAATGGACCTTTTAAAAATCTCGAAAGCGTCATAAATGTGCCGCTTCTGAAACACAAAAGTGCTGTCATTGTCTTCAACTCCATCCTCAACCCTCCGGAGAAGAAGGAGAAAAGAAAAGTAAAGATCCAGCTAGCCaagttcatcagaccagaggtggAAAGGACCTGGCTAGAG AAAGCAAATTCCATAGTGTCCATTGTGTGTGGAGTGAATAAAATAGCCTGGGCGCACGTGGATCGTGGCATGAACGTGTTGGAGTGGAAACATGAGGATTGCCACAACTTTCTGAAGGGAACCTACATGGCTTCTGCCTACTTGGATGAT ATTTCCTGTGTGGTATCCCACCTCCCCACGGCTGACTTCTTCGTTGTGGAAAAGCCGTCCATCTCGCTTCAGAACACTGCCCTGTACCCAGTAATGGCTCACATGCGTACAGTGGAGGCTATGCTGTTTGCTCTGCTGGAGCCCCGCTACACCCAGCCTGACATCACTGCTCCACCCAAGGTGCTCAACATGATGCGCACCGCCGTCGGCCGCCATTTTGGCCTCATGGTGGGTGACTCCCGCACCAGCGGGGCCCAGGCGATGCAACAGTTGATGACGGAGTCGGTGACTCAGAAGATTCCGAGGGTGACATTCCCTCACAACCTGTTGGTGAAATACAGGAACTCCTTCCAGATGGGTGGGCGGAGTCGGGGGGAGGAGCTGTGTGACGCCATGTTGCAGGCTGTGGCGTTTTACGAGCTGCTCAGTGAATCGAGTTAA